The Maledivibacter sp. genomic interval AATAGGTTAGGTTACCAAGTGATTTTGATTATTTTTAGGCACTTTGTCAAGTCATACTCACCGTATGTAGTTGATTGAGTATAGGCGAAAAGAATCAAATGTACTAGGAATATGACTAGTTTATTTTTTGAATCTGCTTTAAGGGAGGGAAATATGGATAAGGTTTATAAAGATGACACAGTTTATTTTATTTCTTATGCAAAGCTTCCCAGTACTATTTCGGCAGCAAAACTACGTGATGTAGTTGGTGTAGGTCTCGTTATAAATACTACAACGGGAATTATAGAGGATACAAGCTGTACTTTAATCACAGATGAAGCCAAGCGATTCCTAAAGGAAATAATAGTAGGACATAATATACATGAAGAGGGATTGGAAAAACTAACGGATAAGATACAGCTCAGATTCCACGGGTTATCTCAAAAAGCTATATGTGTTGCTGTAAAGGCGGCAGTTGAAAGATATGAGACATGGAAGAAGGAAATAGAATATAAAGAGAACAATTAAACACAATATAAGAATATATTGGGATTTAAGTAGAGACTTTGATCGGAACCCTCTATAGAGAAGAGGCTGTCTCAAAGGATAATCCCTTTAATTCAGTCCCGGGGTGTTTCAGAATGAATTAAGCTTTAGTTTTTGAAATCCCATGGGTTTGACTAGTACCTACGTACCTGCCAAGTCCGTGGAATTTCAAACAACGAAGAAATTCGTAATTCTGAGACATCCCCTTTTTTATTGTAGAATAAACCCAGATTATTCATAGAAAATTTAAAACTCTCTATGAATAATCTGGGATAAAAAATATTTTTGTTAATTATTTATCTTAATTTATATGTATGAAAATATGTACCCTACAATACCTAGGGTAGTAATCCACAAAAAACATTTTAGGATTAAAAAAAATAGCATATTGATAAAAATATAACGAGAGTGTATACTGTACGTGTAGACTATAAAGATCAAAATAAAATTCTACTAAAGGTGTGGTGTACATG includes:
- a CDS encoding DUF3870 domain-containing protein — encoded protein: MDKVYKDDTVYFISYAKLPSTISAAKLRDVVGVGLVINTTTGIIEDTSCTLITDEAKRFLKEIIVGHNIHEEGLEKLTDKIQLRFHGLSQKAICVAVKAAVERYETWKKEIEYKENN